The proteins below are encoded in one region of Rubripirellula reticaptiva:
- a CDS encoding zinc ribbon domain-containing protein produces the protein MSKTKIDTAPLNKIPCPSCGKHVDDRAPACPNCGEKIYVEHPGGITPTKHPQIPTNRVDE, from the coding sequence ATGTCAAAAACGAAAATCGATACAGCTCCATTGAACAAAATTCCCTGCCCCAGTTGTGGGAAACACGTCGATGACCGGGCTCCGGCTTGCCCCAACTGCGGCGAAAAGATCTACGTCGAACATCCTGGCGGTATCACGCCGACAAAGCATCCGCAGATCCCAACAAATCGAGTCGATGAGTGA
- a CDS encoding SDR family oxidoreductase — MTKSIPSSRRVFVCGATGYVGGRLIRRLLERDYSVNCLVRSPEKLTKFAWSRDARVTIVPGELEDATAIGRALKDVDIAFYLVHSMKSAKGQYAKRDRELATSFREAVEQSSCQRIVYLGGLGELGPDLSEHLDSRHEVAEILQAGPVPATVFRAAMIIGSGSASFETLRYLVERLPIMVTPKWVNTETQPIAIRDVLRYLVECIEVHETAGRTIDIGGPDVMSYQSVMQVMAEKLKLRRRIIFPVPVLTPRLSSLWIGLVTPVSSSIARPLAEGLKNRTVCRNDDAVHLMPGECLGIEEAIEAALGRTQSGDIETRWSTAGKIPGDPDWAGGTTFVDRREIISHGSAEQTFAEIRSIGGAKGYWGAGYLWRIRGWMDQAVGGPGLRRGRRHPRDLHYGEPVDFWRVTKLVENEKLTLRAEMKLPGVAELEFQLEEESHDRTKIVMTARFRPRGLLGLAYWYAVLPLHGLVFPVMLKGIARNVQANRPLDDAAKVSAMTKPLA, encoded by the coding sequence ATGACGAAATCAATACCATCTTCCCGTCGTGTTTTCGTTTGTGGTGCAACCGGTTATGTCGGAGGTAGACTGATCCGACGCCTGCTCGAGCGTGACTATTCGGTGAACTGTCTGGTCCGCAGCCCGGAAAAGCTTACAAAGTTCGCTTGGAGCCGCGATGCACGGGTAACGATCGTGCCGGGGGAACTTGAGGACGCGACAGCAATCGGTCGAGCGCTGAAAGATGTTGACATTGCGTTCTATCTTGTCCATTCGATGAAGTCAGCGAAGGGACAGTATGCGAAGCGAGATCGAGAGCTCGCTACGAGTTTCCGAGAAGCGGTTGAGCAGTCATCTTGCCAGCGAATCGTCTACTTGGGCGGCCTTGGCGAGTTGGGGCCTGACCTTTCAGAACATCTCGATAGTCGACATGAGGTCGCAGAAATACTTCAAGCCGGTCCCGTTCCGGCGACGGTTTTTCGAGCGGCGATGATTATCGGGTCAGGCTCGGCTTCATTTGAGACGTTGCGTTATCTGGTGGAGAGGCTGCCGATCATGGTGACGCCAAAGTGGGTGAACACGGAGACTCAGCCGATTGCGATTCGCGATGTACTTCGGTATCTCGTTGAGTGTATTGAGGTTCATGAAACGGCAGGCCGGACCATCGACATTGGTGGCCCCGATGTTATGAGTTATCAGAGCGTTATGCAGGTGATGGCGGAGAAGCTGAAACTTCGACGGCGAATCATTTTTCCGGTTCCAGTCCTGACTCCGCGTTTGAGCAGTCTATGGATCGGTTTGGTGACTCCGGTCAGTAGTAGCATTGCGCGGCCGCTGGCGGAAGGATTGAAAAACCGAACGGTTTGCCGCAATGACGATGCGGTTCACCTGATGCCAGGAGAATGCCTTGGAATTGAGGAAGCGATCGAGGCCGCACTTGGTCGCACTCAGAGTGGTGACATCGAAACTCGGTGGTCGACGGCAGGAAAGATCCCTGGCGATCCTGATTGGGCGGGTGGGACAACGTTTGTGGATCGACGAGAAATTATCTCGCACGGATCAGCGGAGCAGACGTTCGCGGAAATTCGATCCATTGGCGGAGCAAAGGGTTATTGGGGAGCCGGTTATCTGTGGCGTATTCGCGGCTGGATGGACCAAGCGGTCGGTGGCCCCGGTCTGCGTCGTGGCCGCCGGCACCCGCGCGACCTCCACTACGGCGAACCGGTGGATTTTTGGCGAGTCACAAAGTTGGTTGAAAATGAAAAGCTGACTCTTCGTGCGGAAATGAAGTTGCCGGGCGTGGCCGAACTCGAATTTCAGTTGGAGGAAGAATCTCATGACAGAACGAAGATTGTCATGACTGCTCGATTTCGCCCGCGAGGTCTCTTGGGGCTCGCCTACTGGTACGCTGTCTTGCCGTTGCATGGACTCGTCTTCCCCGTGATGCTTAAGGGGATCGCCAGAAACGTACAGGCAAATCGCCCTCTGGATGACGCGGCCAAGGTTTCAGCGATGACAAAGCCGCTCGCTTGA
- a CDS encoding endonuclease/exonuclease/phosphatase family protein, protein MNAKEPIESANEQLFLKRSAWGIACLLATGLILSAYIPLLPVDTWWVRIGDFPRVQLLVFYLIGIVVILAFYQRRLAKVLAVLLVGGVLTQLYWIFPYLPVAPHQVQAAKSSDSDARLRILSANVLQDNEDADALLRLIASEQPDVVVLLEINSRWVNDLTVLDDSFEFQVLHPLENKYGIAIYSKFPIERSKVRAFVKESIPSIDGVIRLRSGHPVRLLAVHPNPPRPGEDTTKRDAELVLVGREVKDGESTVVLGDMNDVGWSRTTDLFQEVSGLLDPRKGRGLYPTFNARSSIWRYPLDHLFHSDDFRVAEIRTLPPIGSDHFPLLVEISHEPAAKLTQEGPQLDVGDQEDAQDAVEAVRDPEALKEPE, encoded by the coding sequence ATGAACGCGAAAGAACCAATCGAGTCGGCAAACGAACAGTTATTTCTAAAGCGATCGGCTTGGGGGATCGCATGTTTATTGGCTACTGGCTTGATCCTCTCCGCCTACATTCCCCTCTTGCCTGTTGATACGTGGTGGGTGCGGATCGGCGACTTTCCTCGAGTCCAGCTTTTGGTGTTCTACCTGATCGGGATTGTTGTGATACTGGCTTTTTACCAACGCCGGCTGGCGAAGGTGCTTGCCGTACTTCTGGTTGGCGGGGTTCTGACGCAACTCTATTGGATCTTTCCTTACCTCCCCGTCGCTCCCCATCAAGTTCAGGCAGCCAAGTCGTCGGATTCTGATGCGCGGCTAAGAATCCTATCGGCCAACGTTTTGCAGGATAACGAAGATGCCGATGCCCTGTTGCGGCTGATTGCATCGGAGCAACCCGACGTTGTCGTGTTGCTGGAAATAAACTCGCGTTGGGTCAACGACCTGACGGTCCTCGATGATTCATTTGAATTTCAAGTCCTACATCCGCTAGAAAATAAGTATGGAATCGCCATCTATTCCAAATTTCCGATCGAACGATCGAAAGTGCGGGCGTTCGTAAAAGAATCGATCCCTTCGATTGACGGGGTCATCCGCCTTCGGAGCGGTCATCCCGTGCGGTTGCTCGCTGTGCATCCGAATCCACCACGGCCAGGTGAAGACACGACAAAACGGGATGCTGAGTTAGTCCTGGTCGGGCGCGAGGTGAAGGATGGCGAGAGCACGGTCGTCCTCGGCGACATGAACGATGTCGGCTGGTCGCGAACCACAGACTTGTTTCAAGAGGTCAGTGGGTTACTCGACCCACGAAAAGGACGCGGTCTCTATCCTACGTTCAATGCGCGCTCCTCGATTTGGCGATATCCGCTCGATCATCTCTTCCACTCCGATGACTTCCGCGTCGCCGAGATTCGCACACTTCCACCAATCGGGTCGGATCACTTCCCGCTGCTGGTGGAAATTAGCCACGAACCTGCCGCAAAGCTCACACAGGAAGGTCCGCAGCTGGATGTCGGTGACCAAGAAGATGCGCAAGACGCGGTCGAGGCGGTTCGTGATCCAGAGGCGTTGAAGGAGCCAGAGTAG
- a CDS encoding SDR family oxidoreductase, whose amino-acid sequence MRRKAIITGGSTGIGRATAIALARSGHDVAITYASSETKAAETAELVRAEGVSCVVKQLDLSDPDAAKHCVDEMVDELGGLDVAISNAGLMVKKKMPNIDLESTHKIFNVNTFGAMMVLQRAVHHMLPGGMDGKPRETPGRIIVVTSVHEEIASPVDTLYTMTKHALGGLVKCLALDLSPLNITVNAVAPGEIATPMNDMDPGDFDDTDRPAMPVRRTGHPDEVAAVIDFLAGDKAGFVTGVRWPVDGGFEVATPLAASAYREAYLKQ is encoded by the coding sequence ATGAGACGTAAAGCAATTATCACTGGCGGCAGCACCGGTATTGGTCGTGCGACGGCGATCGCGCTGGCACGATCAGGTCACGATGTCGCCATTACCTATGCCTCTAGCGAAACAAAGGCAGCGGAAACCGCAGAGTTGGTTCGAGCGGAAGGCGTAAGCTGTGTCGTTAAACAACTTGATTTGTCCGATCCCGATGCAGCAAAACATTGCGTCGACGAAATGGTTGACGAGCTGGGTGGCTTGGATGTCGCCATCAGCAATGCGGGTTTGATGGTCAAGAAGAAGATGCCGAACATTGACCTTGAGTCAACGCACAAAATTTTCAACGTCAACACTTTCGGCGCGATGATGGTGCTTCAGCGTGCTGTTCACCACATGCTGCCCGGTGGAATGGATGGCAAGCCTCGTGAAACGCCTGGACGTATCATCGTGGTGACGAGTGTTCACGAAGAAATCGCAAGTCCTGTTGACACGCTCTACACGATGACCAAGCACGCGCTCGGCGGATTAGTGAAATGCCTGGCTTTGGATTTGTCGCCGCTAAACATCACGGTCAATGCGGTGGCTCCGGGTGAGATCGCAACGCCGATGAATGACATGGATCCGGGCGACTTCGATGACACGGATCGTCCGGCAATGCCGGTGCGCCGAACGGGGCATCCCGACGAGGTCGCCGCAGTAATTGACTTTTTAGCGGGCGACAAGGCCGGCTTTGTAACGGGCGTGCGGTGGCCGGTAGACGGTGGCTTTGAAGTCGCGACGCCTCTCGCCGCGTCCGCGTACCGAGAAGCATATCTAAAACAGTAG
- a CDS encoding Y4yA family PLP-dependent enzyme, translating into MNSSSSVTIADEAALRANCAGDPPLSARLEPWMCEFLGSEMIAQAVTEFDSPLNIICTSPMVRNIGEIRSKADSHGLRSKIFFARKSNKCLVFIDEAIRCDAGLDTASENELRQCLDRGVSPANIICTAAVKSDSLIDCCVSHQVCIAIDNRDELNAVVNRSRSLGKTAKIALRIGGFMHEDTCRRIPVSNAEHSQVGSQRHIKKLATRFGFDAVTDTDIVESLSGLPVDVQGIHFHLDGYDAGQRGTGIVNALQWIALLRAAGHTPTFIDIGGGFPISYLEDAHQWESFWQQHEQALLGERNPITYRNHGLGLLVHEGQVLGKRNSYPYYRATVRGDWLATILDNSFNGKSIADLIRNADVELRCEPGRCLMDGCGMTVARVEFCKRNADGDWLIGLSMNRTQCRTSSDDFLVDPIHIPTSRGTSESKTGFLVGAYCTESEMISLRKLTFPNGVERGDLIAFPNTAGYLMHFLESRSHQLPLAKNVVIGEGQQSVSLDGIDC; encoded by the coding sequence ATGAATAGTTCATCCAGCGTGACAATAGCTGATGAAGCTGCGCTACGAGCGAATTGTGCGGGCGACCCGCCACTATCTGCTCGACTAGAACCTTGGATGTGCGAGTTCCTTGGTAGCGAGATGATTGCTCAAGCCGTTACCGAATTCGATTCGCCACTGAACATCATTTGCACTTCGCCCATGGTGCGAAACATTGGAGAGATTCGATCCAAGGCGGATTCTCATGGGCTTCGATCTAAGATCTTTTTCGCTCGCAAATCGAACAAGTGCTTGGTGTTCATTGACGAAGCGATACGTTGTGATGCAGGGCTGGATACTGCGAGCGAAAACGAATTGCGTCAGTGCCTAGATCGCGGTGTCTCTCCAGCTAACATCATTTGCACGGCAGCGGTCAAATCTGATTCTCTGATTGACTGCTGCGTTAGTCATCAGGTTTGCATCGCGATCGACAACCGTGATGAACTCAATGCCGTTGTTAACCGAAGTCGGTCGCTTGGTAAGACGGCGAAGATCGCCCTACGTATCGGCGGGTTCATGCACGAGGATACGTGCCGGAGGATTCCAGTGTCCAATGCTGAGCACTCGCAAGTTGGAAGCCAACGCCACATCAAGAAACTGGCCACGCGATTCGGCTTCGACGCGGTGACTGACACTGATATTGTTGAAAGTTTGAGCGGATTACCTGTTGACGTTCAGGGCATTCATTTTCATCTGGATGGTTATGACGCGGGGCAGCGGGGGACTGGAATCGTCAACGCTTTACAGTGGATTGCATTGCTTCGAGCCGCGGGCCATACTCCGACGTTCATCGACATCGGTGGCGGGTTTCCAATCAGCTATCTCGAAGACGCTCACCAATGGGAATCGTTTTGGCAGCAGCATGAGCAGGCTTTGCTCGGTGAACGCAATCCGATCACCTATCGGAATCATGGTCTCGGACTCCTGGTCCATGAAGGACAAGTCCTCGGTAAGCGGAATAGTTATCCCTATTATCGAGCGACTGTGCGAGGTGATTGGCTTGCAACCATTCTCGACAACTCCTTTAACGGTAAATCAATCGCGGACCTCATCCGAAATGCAGACGTCGAACTTCGATGCGAGCCAGGCCGGTGTTTGATGGATGGCTGCGGCATGACGGTCGCCCGCGTCGAATTCTGCAAACGAAACGCCGACGGCGATTGGCTAATCGGACTGTCGATGAACCGTACCCAGTGTCGAACGTCGAGCGATGACTTTCTCGTTGACCCGATTCACATCCCGACGAGTCGCGGCACCAGCGAATCGAAGACTGGATTTTTGGTCGGGGCATATTGCACGGAATCCGAGATGATTTCCCTTCGTAAACTAACCTTCCCCAACGGCGTTGAACGAGGTGACCTGATCGCATTTCCCAACACAGCCGGATATCTGATGCACTTCCTAGAAAGCAGGTCACATCAACTTCCGCTGGCAAAGAACGTAGTCATCGGCGAAGGCCAACAATCGGTTTCCCTCGACGGGATCGACTGTTAG
- a CDS encoding hypervirulence associated TUDOR domain-containing protein: MSQKFQANQYVQWNFGGGTAKGQIKESFKQKVTRTIKGTEVTRNATDEEPAYLVEQENGDQVLKSETELSDA, encoded by the coding sequence GTGAGCCAGAAATTCCAAGCCAATCAGTACGTTCAGTGGAACTTTGGCGGCGGTACTGCCAAAGGGCAGATCAAGGAATCGTTCAAGCAAAAAGTAACTAGAACGATTAAGGGCACCGAAGTGACTCGGAACGCGACTGACGAAGAACCTGCCTATTTGGTCGAGCAGGAAAACGGCGATCAGGTGCTAAAGAGTGAGACCGAACTAAGCGATGCTTGA
- a CDS encoding catalase, giving the protein MANRKKSSGSETAGHGGELHQTATGQDPRLTTNQGVVISDDQNTLTVGPRGPQLLEDFILREKITHFDHERIPERVVHARGYAAHGYFQAYEGNAKLTKAAFLQNPSEKTPVFCRFSTVAGSAGSPDTARDVRGFSVKFYTDAGNYDLVGNNIPVFFIQDAIKFPDLIHSVKPEPDRGFPQAQSAHNTFWDFVSLNPETMHTLMWVMSDRGIPRSFRMMEGFGVHTFRMVNVAGESKFVKFHWRPRCGTFSLIWPEAVQVSGADPDFHRRDLWNSITSGDYPEWELSVQAFSEAEANEFDFDVLDPTKLVPEELVPLTPIGKMVLDRNVDNFFAETEQVAFCPSHVVPGIDFSNDPLLQGRLFSYLDTQLSRLGSPNFHQIPVNKPKCPFANFQRDGHMQMEVPTGHVANEPNSLDDGSPRECPETGFTSFSSEESGEKLRIRPKSFADHYTQARLFWVSMTEAEQRHIVGAFSFELGKCDKVKIRTRMLGHLENIDSDLAKKVAESLGMEGKADAIKPFVAVGDPEPSPSLSQYDKAPKSLRGKTIGLLTTDQVKSSIYNALAKLVKDEGAMLKVITPKAGPIKTDHGKEITPDHFLSGAPSALFDAVVIAPAESNVELLAGEAAAVDWIRDAFAHLKVIGFTDVSKPLFKKAAVDTDADEGLVNVTGSVFEKFTSAAKKHRIWDRERKVRR; this is encoded by the coding sequence ATGGCAAACAGAAAGAAATCTTCCGGTAGTGAGACCGCAGGCCACGGCGGTGAACTTCATCAAACCGCAACTGGTCAAGACCCGCGTCTAACAACCAATCAAGGTGTCGTCATTTCCGACGATCAGAACACCTTGACCGTCGGTCCGCGTGGACCGCAGTTGCTGGAGGATTTTATTCTTCGTGAGAAAATCACCCATTTCGATCACGAGCGGATTCCCGAGCGGGTTGTTCACGCGCGTGGATACGCCGCACACGGTTACTTCCAAGCTTACGAAGGTAACGCGAAGTTGACGAAAGCTGCGTTCTTGCAGAACCCGTCGGAAAAGACGCCGGTCTTTTGCCGATTCTCAACTGTTGCGGGTAGCGCCGGTTCACCCGACACCGCACGCGACGTCCGAGGATTTTCGGTAAAGTTCTACACCGATGCCGGAAACTACGATTTGGTCGGCAACAACATTCCTGTGTTCTTCATTCAAGATGCGATCAAATTTCCTGATCTGATCCACAGCGTCAAGCCTGAACCCGACCGTGGCTTTCCCCAAGCCCAGTCTGCGCACAACACGTTCTGGGATTTTGTCTCTCTCAATCCAGAGACAATGCACACACTGATGTGGGTCATGTCGGATCGAGGGATCCCGCGTTCGTTCCGAATGATGGAAGGTTTCGGCGTCCACACTTTCCGTATGGTTAACGTGGCTGGAGAGTCAAAGTTTGTCAAATTCCATTGGCGACCCCGGTGCGGCACGTTCTCACTGATCTGGCCCGAAGCCGTCCAAGTTTCCGGAGCCGACCCCGACTTCCACCGCCGCGACCTATGGAACTCGATCACGTCCGGCGACTATCCCGAGTGGGAACTGTCTGTGCAAGCATTCTCCGAAGCGGAGGCCAACGAGTTCGACTTTGATGTTCTCGATCCAACCAAACTTGTCCCAGAAGAATTGGTACCGCTAACTCCAATTGGCAAAATGGTCTTGGACCGCAACGTCGATAACTTCTTTGCCGAGACTGAGCAGGTCGCATTCTGTCCGTCGCATGTCGTGCCCGGCATCGACTTCTCGAATGATCCGCTGCTGCAGGGTCGACTATTCTCGTACCTGGACACTCAGCTTTCTAGACTCGGCAGCCCGAACTTCCATCAAATCCCGGTCAACAAGCCGAAGTGTCCCTTCGCAAATTTCCAGCGTGATGGTCACATGCAGATGGAAGTGCCAACCGGACACGTCGCCAACGAACCAAACTCACTTGATGATGGCAGCCCACGCGAATGTCCCGAGACTGGATTCACCAGCTTTTCCTCGGAAGAAAGTGGCGAGAAACTGCGTATTCGTCCGAAGAGTTTCGCCGATCACTACACGCAAGCACGCTTGTTCTGGGTTTCGATGACTGAAGCAGAACAGCGTCACATTGTCGGAGCATTTTCCTTCGAGCTAGGTAAATGCGATAAGGTCAAAATTCGTACCCGGATGCTCGGCCACCTGGAAAATATCGATTCGGATCTCGCAAAGAAGGTTGCTGAGTCGCTCGGTATGGAAGGCAAGGCGGACGCGATCAAGCCATTCGTAGCCGTTGGCGACCCGGAGCCATCACCGTCGCTGTCGCAATACGACAAGGCCCCCAAATCACTGCGAGGAAAGACGATCGGTTTGCTCACGACGGACCAGGTGAAGTCTTCGATCTACAACGCACTGGCAAAGCTAGTCAAAGATGAAGGTGCGATGTTAAAAGTCATTACACCGAAAGCCGGCCCGATCAAAACAGACCACGGCAAGGAGATCACGCCAGACCACTTTCTATCCGGTGCTCCATCAGCCCTGTTTGACGCAGTCGTGATTGCTCCAGCCGAATCGAATGTCGAGTTATTGGCTGGCGAAGCAGCCGCCGTTGACTGGATTCGCGATGCCTTCGCACACCTGAAAGTGATCGGGTTCACTGACGTGTCGAAACCGTTGTTCAAGAAAGCCGCTGTCGATACTGATGCCGACGAGGGGTTAGTCAACGTGACCGGCAGTGTGTTTGAGAAATTCACGTCCGCGGCAAAGAAACACCGCATCTGGGATCGCGAACGAAAGGTTCGTCGCTGA
- a CDS encoding ISAs1 family transposase — protein MEMAMLSQVDVFHDCFDQVDAPRVSGRTIHPLSSILFLVVAATIADADGPEEIECFGNERLDGLGRFADFPEGIPSHDTIGRVLSLIKPDQFQQALLYWHTQLCRTHHDAENQADEAGDSDDQPVHVAIDGKTSRGSYTNAEKSNAIHFVSAWASKHGVTLGQTEVDSKTNEITAIDELLDFIDVRGTIITLDAIGAQKSIAKKIHDEGGDYILAIKDNHPKLAEAIRDHFELVHEMGLTKHGVKSKKTIDEKRARREERFYAVCAIPSEMKAMTDLWAGATSIGQAITQIEEGDKCNVEVRYFLISRPAKVSEFATSVRSHWSVESMHWVMDVVFHDDASRIRTKNATANFTFTRRYVTTLLKRDTTKRSLKQKRKKAGWNTDFLEKLLFAA, from the coding sequence ATGGAGATGGCAATGCTTTCGCAAGTCGATGTGTTTCATGACTGCTTTGATCAAGTCGATGCCCCGCGTGTTTCAGGTCGAACGATACACCCTCTGAGTTCAATTTTGTTTCTAGTCGTTGCCGCGACGATCGCGGATGCTGATGGCCCCGAAGAGATCGAATGCTTCGGAAACGAACGGCTCGACGGGCTCGGTCGCTTTGCTGACTTTCCCGAAGGAATCCCGTCGCACGACACGATTGGACGTGTCTTATCGCTGATCAAACCGGACCAATTTCAACAAGCGTTACTCTACTGGCATACGCAACTTTGTCGGACGCATCACGATGCCGAAAACCAGGCCGATGAAGCGGGCGACTCCGACGACCAGCCAGTTCACGTCGCCATTGATGGAAAGACCTCACGGGGTTCCTATACCAACGCCGAAAAATCCAACGCGATTCACTTCGTATCGGCTTGGGCATCCAAGCATGGTGTCACGCTGGGACAAACCGAAGTCGATTCGAAAACCAACGAAATCACGGCGATTGATGAGCTGCTCGATTTTATCGATGTTCGCGGGACGATCATCACGCTCGATGCCATCGGTGCTCAGAAGTCGATCGCCAAGAAGATTCATGACGAGGGTGGCGACTACATCTTGGCGATCAAAGACAACCATCCCAAGCTGGCCGAAGCGATCCGCGATCACTTCGAGTTGGTGCATGAGATGGGACTGACAAAACACGGCGTGAAATCGAAGAAGACGATCGATGAGAAACGAGCTCGTCGCGAAGAGCGTTTCTATGCGGTGTGTGCGATTCCGTCGGAGATGAAGGCGATGACAGATCTGTGGGCAGGGGCCACGAGCATTGGCCAAGCGATCACCCAAATCGAAGAAGGTGACAAGTGCAACGTGGAGGTTCGTTACTTTCTGATCAGCCGACCGGCGAAGGTCAGTGAGTTCGCCACGAGCGTGCGAAGCCACTGGAGTGTGGAGTCGATGCATTGGGTTATGGACGTTGTGTTCCACGACGATGCAAGCCGCATCCGCACGAAAAACGCGACGGCCAATTTCACGTTTACCCGTCGGTATGTCACGACGCTTCTGAAGCGGGACACTACCAAGCGAAGTCTCAAGCAGAAGCGTAAAAAGGCAGGCTGGAACACCGACTTTCTCGAAAAACTATTGTTCGCAGCCTAA
- the dps gene encoding DNA starvation/stationary phase protection protein Dps — MATATKNQFKREILKAETNEKVTGILQGNLTNLIDLALLMKQAHWNVVGPNFRSIHLHLDEIIATVRDASDEVAERIAALGIPADGRSSTVAEASELESYPRDFVNVKETITRVADATKTTIDSLRDAIAKLGDLDPISEDMLIAISGPMEKHLWMLQAQEG, encoded by the coding sequence ATGGCAACTGCCACCAAAAATCAATTCAAGCGTGAAATCCTAAAAGCTGAAACGAACGAAAAAGTTACTGGAATTCTGCAAGGAAATCTGACCAATCTCATCGACCTCGCTTTGCTGATGAAGCAAGCCCATTGGAATGTCGTCGGTCCAAACTTTCGCAGTATTCATTTACATTTAGACGAAATCATCGCGACGGTTCGGGATGCCAGCGACGAGGTGGCTGAACGAATTGCCGCCCTCGGTATTCCTGCGGACGGCCGGTCATCGACGGTAGCAGAAGCGAGCGAATTGGAAAGTTATCCGCGAGATTTTGTTAACGTGAAAGAAACCATTACCCGAGTGGCTGACGCCACTAAGACGACGATTGACTCGTTGCGAGACGCGATTGCAAAACTTGGTGACCTCGATCCTATCAGCGAAGATATGCTGATCGCGATTTCTGGGCCGATGGAAAAGCATTTGTGGATGTTGCAAGCGCAAGAAGGCTAA